Below is a genomic region from Papilio machaon chromosome 11, ilPapMach1.1, whole genome shotgun sequence.
aaaaaatgatttttaaaaccatAAATGCTAATAACTAtcaggtaataaataaagaggAATCATTAAACTCTTACgaatacaataaacaaaataactacaCATTAGTTAATGTACAGTTTACCAGGAGTAGGCAAGACCAAGACCATTTGTGTAGCTCATGTGGGAAACAGCTGGAGCCGCCGAATAAGCTACACCCAGAAGCCCTCCAGCTACCTgtgttatacaaattttaatgttagagattattatacatacgtaataataaaatgagagAGATGATTTTAATCGAATTGATCTGCCGTTACATGGCAAAGCCTAATCACTGAGTTCTGCAACAAATCATTGTTTTCATAGAactgacttaaaaaaaaataggtgcTGATTGGTACCTGTTAATCTCGACCAGCGAGTTTATAATtccaaaaagtaaaaaatataatgacaaGTTGttacagtaattttaataaattacttactttAGCTACAGGGGCAGCCAAAGGTGCTCCGACACCATAGTGTGTCACAAGCGGTGCCGCGATGCCCTGGTAAGCCGGCGCGAGGGCTACTCCAGGATTGCTTATTCGTACATCTGACTTGCGAACACTTGAGAACGGGGTGTCAACTGCTTTTGAGAACGTTGATACCTGGAATGTAATAATCGATTGTTATAAACAACGGCTACTCGCCCCGTTCCGTAGCGCAAGGCGTGATGCGACCGGGAACAAAGCCAAAGAAACACTCGTGCTGAAGTACCTCCAaagggtccgaaactagtaaATTTTGGCACCGGTATAttagatttagttttttatattataaggttgcaaacgagcaagcggcctcTTGAATTTGCTatatagcgaagcgaccgatGGTCCattgacatctgcaattgcagatgcgttgaaTAGATAAATAGCTAAAGAGAAATCCATTATCATCTTGTGAGTcaaacgtaaaataataataagtttaataacTGTTATATAGTTTTCAGATTTCTAATcgctaaataaattaattgtatttatttcgtACCTGGCCCAGGTTTAAGGGTGACCtgtatatattagattgttgTGACGCTATGGCCGGCTGGGCGGGGTAGGAGCTGTAAGGGTTCCACGCGCCGATGGTTCCGTAGTGACCACCGTATACCCCCACAGGTGAGAGCAATCCCCCTGCGTTGGTCGCAGCCACGGCGCAGACCACAATCAATAACtagagttttaaaaaaaaatatcagaataGTATGAAAAGAAATGTCGATCTAACGAGCATAACATGTATACTGTGTGTGGTTATAAAGAGCAagaataatgaatttaatatctaGTTATCTGAAAAACCTCTCTGAGTAACGTCTTTAATTTTTGCActtaattaaagtatttttacttCCATCTCAAAAcgaacttaaaatttttcttttcacatTAAAACGCTCAAAGTATAAACGCATAAATATTCCTTTATCTTTATTTGTGTGCATGACTTATCATTTTAGTCGACATTTATTGCTAAGGCGTGACGAATTTTCATGTAACATTAAAGGTAATATGTTAACCGTATTTAATTGAGAAATGGTAACACAATTATTGAACTTATAAATACACACTACCAGagaaaataaagttgtaataCATCTTGAATGATGATTGCATGTGTTCATTCCAGATAAAAAagaagttaagtttttaaaccTCTAGATTCTAGACAGGATGGTGCTGGTAgtgcaataaatataaagcgaGTCAAATACTACTATCTCATAGCACTTCAAAGTAGCagttaagaatattttaagttaatatgCAGAGATAAAGTACAACAAAATTCATTATCAAAATTCgagaaatttcaatatataaaaaaataatatgtaccgACGCCTGGAAAAGGCGTCcaatgttcaaataaataaataaggcaCCATAGATTTCAGAAAGTGTAGTGAAGTCGGAACATTCTTAGTTCTGTAGTAAGTTTATTCtaagaaatgttaataaaaaatataataaatcatattgcTTACCTTAAGCATCATATTTAGTTGTGCTTGAAAGCCCGTGAGTGATATGTCTCCAATTAGAAACGGTAAAGCTTTTATAGGCAACTGGATATACCAACATATTACATACTAGTATGTCATTTTAGGGTCATGCGTGTGACGGTGGCGTATAATTTGCTACAGAATGTATTGTATGCAACATACTATAGTGTTAGGCATTGACATAACTGTTGCAGGTGTGATCAAGGATTACTagaattgaattattattttataaatactagaaCAGctaagtattaattaaaactgacTTAAGATTGGGTTAGTAAAATAGCGCACTGGTTAGTAGTTAGGTACTATACAGTCTGACGTAACAGTTTTAATCCTCCATCAAAGAAATGGAAAAAAAGGGAGCGAATTAGAAATCTCACCTAAGGCTATGGAAGCGCTAAAGCCGGCACTACATGTACgcatattgttaattatttatggtTACTTCTGACTACAAAATTCTTTAGCTCtagttgaattaaaatataatgaagaCATCGTCTTAAAATATCGGTTTGCAAAGTAAATATACTACAAATTCACAGCATTTTCCGGATACTACACAAGAAATTGTAATTACCTTTGTATGAAATTAAGGTCGCATAATGCGATTATGTTCAAGTTGCGGCCGTCCAGTGAGAACACATTCTATGACCTAAACACGTCAACTGGActaatataaatcattttaaattctaaaggATATTATTTGTCAAGATAAGAATCAAGCACACGcattgttataaaacatttattggtTTAACTtcaatagttttataattttacattttaaaaaaaaatatgaaaattatagtCCAAGAGCTTGTTAAAGCCAGTCCTCCGTCGTTGTATAACACGTTCACTGCGGATCAGGCCTAGATCGACCTGCCGCGGAATTTCAGCTGGTGCGGACGAAGAAAACTATGTCCCTCTCACTGGTGCGGAACgattttctcataaaaaatcacggCAGGCCTTTATCGGCCTACCACGCACTGAcggtgaaaaatatcaactcgGTGCGGCAGGGGTCTATCGCGGCCCGCCGTCCCAACAGGCGGTTGGCGACCCGATACCGCACGGAGCGCCCCGCTTCGCTAGTTAGTGTTGAGCCATCTCACTGAACTGTACGTcgcgttttttcttttcgtaaaattaacgACGCACGATGgcaggaaacaaaagaaaaatacaaattttggaaaataaactaattcgcGAGGCAGATAAAAGTGATAGTGACAGCAGTgaggaaatattttccttcaagaataaaaaatagatattttccttcaagaaaaaaatagatattttccttcaagaaaaaaaaaataggatgtgcacacaaaatctttgtgcgaaatgttttaaagacaagcataaataaataattaaataaactatttttcatttcttttctacaattctattttattttcgatatctccttatttttgtctttccatcactactaaaaatactttctagtgcggtgctggtcgatatcgacccgccACTTTCCCTGgttcatttctcatttcctGTTTGGCAGATCCCGGGGCGAATCAACTCTAAAGAAGGTGGGTTCAAGGTTTTTCTAACAGTCCAAAAAGTACAcacctatattatgttttcgcaAAGTTATAGCGATTTAATCTAACCTTATGCTGGTGGGTCGAGAAACGCCTGCCACGCACTGGCGGAAAAATCATTGGGGGCACACTTtggcccgccgccgcaccagacgaaggtttaagattttacttgcCGCAGCTAAGGTGATAAAGACCGCGCATAAATCattattctttgtttattCCCCTGTGCCACAAATACAAGTGCTTATTTGTCTGTTAGAATGCTTGATAATTATCAAGGCATTGACTggataaaaacattaaatacagTGGAGCACTTAAGCGTTTGTAATAATAGGTAGAAATTTGATGAGTAAGTAGAGCAAAAGAATAAGGCTTAACGGTTTCTAgacttttaattatatcaaatacatTGTCCTCGTAGAccataatagaaaataaaactgtccAGTAAGGCGAAGCTAGTGCACGTATCAGTACCATGAGAATGTACCTCAATGGGataattgctttatttttaataagtacttTTATTAATGGAGATCAGTGGTACGCAGCGAGCATAACAAAGAAGATAAAATCCAATCCACTGGATCAAGGAACAAATTACGATTTGAAAACAGTAAGAAATTATAACGCTAGTAATAATAACTGGCGGACAAAAATTAGATCTGAGTCAACAGCGACGGAATTGAAGacacaaaatgtatttgaaaaacttTTCTATAACTCGCCTAAAAACGATAATCAATCAATTTTTCAAGAGTTTTCTAACTCTGGTAAATTTAATGGAACCAATTACTTATATAATGAAAGTAGTcttgaatacaaaaataatggtAATACTAGTGCACCTAAACGAAAAATTGCAAGAAAACGTCCAACATCAAACACACGTGAACAGATTAGTCATTTTAGTGACAATATAACGGTTAAATCTAGGTTTCTGGAAGTATTTGAAGTTGTTCAATTTGACCATGTAATTTGTACGTCTACTAATGGTTTGGAAGGAAGATGTCTTCATAAGTACGAATGTCAAAGTTCTGGAGGCTCCCCAATGGGTGCTTGCGCTGATGGTTACGGAACATGTTGTGTGAGTAAGTACAACAACTTTTTTGTTCAGGACAATGAAATCTATGTTACTTGTGGGTTAAGTAGATAATATGTCTATAAGTCTATTCAGGTGTTTACAAAGAATATTCTTTTAAAGATCGTAAAAACACCATCTTATTCATgtctaatttaattgaaaatattggaATTCAATAAGGTTAATACATAAGAAACTTATTATTATGACATCGCCTTTACAATCGCGGAAAAATATTGGTACTAATGATTTTTTGGTTTTCAGTTGCACTGTCGTGTTATGGCCAAACATCTGCGAGCGTCAGTTGGC
It encodes:
- the LOC106713997 gene encoding cuticle protein 76 translates to MMLKLLIVVCAVAATNAGGLLSPVGVYGGHYGTIGAWNPYSSYPAQPAIASQQSNIYRSPLNLGQVSTFSKAVDTPFSSVRKSDVRISNPGVALAPAYQGIAAPLVTHYGVGAPLAAPVAKVAGGLLGVAYSAAPAVSHMSYTNGLGLAYSW